The following are encoded in a window of Longimicrobium sp. genomic DNA:
- a CDS encoding NADH-quinone oxidoreductase subunit NuoB gives MFDGSPGFLTTRVDAVVNWARTNSLWPMPFGTACCAIEMMATAATRFDLARFGMERMSFSPRQADLLICAGRVSYKMAPVLKKIWEQMPSPKWSISMGACASTGGVFDVYSMVQGIDTIIPVDVYVPGCPPRPESLIYGILLIQEKIRNSSPSSEDEWNAVDQLPETGSYLPQETIDRITLPFGNSTNQNRASGLVSTGAVVRVSDRLP, from the coding sequence CTGTTCGACGGGTCGCCGGGGTTCCTGACGACGCGGGTGGACGCCGTCGTCAACTGGGCGCGCACCAACTCTCTGTGGCCCATGCCCTTCGGCACGGCGTGCTGCGCCATCGAGATGATGGCCACCGCCGCGACGCGGTTCGACCTGGCCCGCTTCGGCATGGAGCGCATGAGCTTCAGCCCGCGCCAAGCCGACCTGCTGATCTGCGCGGGGCGCGTGAGCTACAAGATGGCGCCCGTGCTCAAGAAGATCTGGGAGCAGATGCCCTCGCCCAAGTGGAGCATCAGCATGGGCGCCTGCGCCAGCACGGGCGGCGTGTTCGACGTGTACAGCATGGTGCAGGGCATCGACACCATCATCCCCGTCGACGTGTACGTACCCGGCTGCCCGCCGCGTCCCGAGTCGCTGATCTACGGCATTCTGCTGATCCAGGAAAAGATCCGGAACTCGTCGCCCAGCTCGGAAGACGAGTGGAACGCGGTGGACCAGCTGCCGGAAACGGGGAGCTACCTGCCGCAGGAAACCATCGACCGCATCACGCTGCCGTTCGGCAACAGCACCAACCAGAACCGCGCCAGCGGCCTGGTGAGCACGGGTGCGGTGGTGCGCGTCAGCGACCGCCTGCCCTGA
- a CDS encoding NADH-quinone oxidoreductase subunit A, with product MLRPYIPVLILLAVSVANAIFMVVLSTVLSPGKATKNKSAPYESGMVPLGGTRERFSVKFYVVAILFIVFDVETVFLLPWAVSARALGWHGFATAMIFVFILTVGLVYEWKKGALEWD from the coding sequence ATGCTTCGACCCTACATCCCGGTGCTGATCCTCCTGGCCGTCTCGGTGGCCAACGCCATCTTCATGGTGGTGCTGTCCACCGTGCTCAGCCCGGGAAAGGCCACCAAGAACAAGTCGGCGCCCTACGAAAGCGGCATGGTGCCGCTGGGGGGAACGCGCGAGCGGTTCTCGGTGAAGTTCTACGTCGTGGCGATCCTGTTCATCGTCTTCGACGTGGAAACCGTGTTCCTGCTCCCGTGGGCCGTTTCGGCCCGGGCGCTGGGATGGCACGGGTTCGCCACGGCGATGATCTTCGTGTTCATCCTGACGGTGGGCCTGGTCTACGAATGGAAGAAAGGAGCGCTGGAATGGGACTGA
- the dcd gene encoding dCTP deaminase, protein MSIRSDKWIRRMAREHGMIDPFEDAQVRAGTISYGVSSYGYDMRVANEFKIFTNVNNAIVDPKAFSDKSFVPFEGDVCIVPPNSFALARSVEYFRIPRDVITLCVGKSTYARCGIITNVTPFEPEWEGFVTLEISNTTPLPARIYANEGIAQVLFFQGDEPPEVSYADRKGKYMGQVGVTTPRL, encoded by the coding sequence ATGAGCATACGCTCCGACAAGTGGATCCGGCGCATGGCCCGCGAGCACGGGATGATCGACCCGTTCGAGGACGCGCAGGTGCGGGCGGGAACCATCAGCTACGGCGTGTCGAGCTACGGCTACGACATGCGGGTGGCGAACGAGTTCAAGATCTTCACGAACGTCAACAACGCCATCGTCGATCCCAAGGCGTTCAGCGACAAGTCGTTCGTGCCCTTCGAGGGCGACGTGTGCATCGTGCCGCCCAACTCGTTCGCGCTGGCCCGGTCCGTGGAGTACTTCCGCATCCCCCGCGACGTGATCACGCTGTGCGTGGGCAAATCGACGTACGCGCGGTGCGGGATCATCACCAACGTCACGCCCTTCGAGCCCGAGTGGGAGGGATTCGTGACGCTCGAGATCAGCAACACCACGCCGCTGCCGGCCAGGATCTACGCCAACGAGGGGATCGCCCAGGTGCTCTTCTTCCAGGGTGACGAGCCCCCCGAGGTCAGCTACGCCGACCGCAAGGGCAAGTACATGGGACAGGTGGGGGTCACGACCCCGCGTCTGTAA